A DNA window from Drosophila pseudoobscura strain MV-25-SWS-2005 chromosome 2, UCI_Dpse_MV25, whole genome shotgun sequence contains the following coding sequences:
- the Fas1 gene encoding fasciclin-1 isoform X12: MTSSGLRAAAALLLLCAATFAAAAELSDKLRDDSELSQSTAKSFRRLMPVRFYSQVEQNPIANATLTLRSCTIFVPTNEAFQRYKGSIHVLYHITTAAFSKEQLPKSVSSDMDGNPPLYITKNRNGDIYVNNARIIPSLSVEMTNREGKRQVMHIIDEVLQPLSVQKNAKDNINNPDAMQFLQMAEQLELNDFHLRTYRSQVTLAKKESVYQSPGAHTFLIPIDESFKLSARSGLVDAKVIDGHVIPNTVIFTAASQHDDPKTSAAFEDLLKVTVSFFKQKDGKMYVKSNTIVGDAKHREGVVLAEIVKANIPVQNGVVHLIHRPLMIIDTTVTDFLKKNFGCNSFKFLNENGENGALRKFYEVIMDNGGEVLDDITNLSEVTILAPSNDAWNASLIENLLRNRKKMREILNMHIIRDRLNVDKIRQKNANMIAQVPTVNNNTFLYFNVKGEGTDAVITVEGGGVNATIIQADVAQTNGYVHIIDRVLGVPHTTVLGKLESDPMMSDTYKMGQFSHFNDQLNNTQRRFTYFVPRDKGWQKTELDYPSAHKKLFMPDFSYHSKSILERHLAIADHVFTMKDLVQYSEQAGNVVLPTFRDSLQLRVEEEAGHLHDENASHEWTGYVIIWNYKKINVYRPDVECTNGIIHVIDYPLLEEKDVVVSGG, translated from the exons ATGACGTCGTCTGGACTCAGAGCGGCggcagcgctgctgctgctctgcgcCGCCACGTTTGCAGCTGCCGCAGAGCTGTCGGACAAATTGCGCGATGATTCGGAGCTTTCTCAG AGCACTGCCAAATCCTTCAGGCGCCTTATGCCAGTTAGG TTCTACAGCCAAGTGGAGCAGAATCCCATTGCCAATGCAACGCTGACGCTGCGCAGCTGCACGATCTTCGTGCCCACCAATGAGGCCTTCCAGCGCTACAAAGGGAGCATCCATGTGCTCTATCACATTA cTACTGCGGCTTTCAGCAAAGAACAACTGCCAAAATCTGTGTCATCCGACATGGACGGCAATCCGCCGCTGTACATCACAAAGAATCGCAATGGTGACATCTACGTGAACAATGCCCGGATCATTCCCTCGCTGAGCGTGGAGATGACCAATCGCGAGGGCAAGCGTCAG GTCATGCACATCATTGACGAGGTGCTGCAGCCACTGTCCGTTCAGAAGAACGCCAAGGACAACATCAACAATCCGGATGCGATGCAATTCCTGCAGATGGCCGAGCAGCTCGAGCTGAATGACTTCCACTTGCGCACCTATCGCTCTCAAGTGACGCTGGCGAAGAAGGAGTCCGTCTACCAGTCGCCCGGAGCTCACACTTTTCTCATTCCCATCGACGAGAGCTTCAAG CTCTCGGCACGGAGTGGCCTGGTGGATGCCAAGGTCATTGATGGCCATGTGATACCAAACACTGTCATCTTCACTGCCGCCTCGCAGCACGATGATCCCAAGACATCGGCTGCATTCGAGGATCTGCTCAAGGTTACCGTCAGCTTCTTCAAGCAAAAGGATGGCAAGA TGTACGTAAAGTCCAATACCATTGTGGGCGACGCCAAGCATCGAGAGGGCGTGGTGCTGGCCGAAATTGTCAAGGCCAACATACCAGTGCAGAACGGAGTCGTCCATTTGATTCACCGCCCGCTGATGATCATCGATACGACCGTCACCGATTTCCTAAAG aaaaattttggGTGTAAT TCGTTCAAG TTCTTGAAC GAGAACGGCGAGAACGGAGCTCTGAGAAAGTTCTACGAGGTCATTATGGACAACGGCGGCGAAGTGCTGGACGACATCACCAACCTGTCAGAGGTCACAATTCTGGCACCCAGCAATGATGCCTGGAATGCATCCTTAATCGAAAATCTTTTAAG AAACCGCAAGAAGATGAGGGAAATCCTGAACATGCACATTATTAGGGACCGCTTGAATGTGGATAAGATCAGGCAGAAGAATGCCAATATG ATTGCTCAAGTGCCGACCGTCAACAACAACACGTTCCTGTACTTCAACGTCAAGGGCGAGGGCACCGATGCCGTGATCACCGTCGAGGGCGGTGGTGTCAATGCCACTATCATACAGGCCGACGTTGCACAGACCAATGGCTATGTACACATTATCGATCGGGTCCTGGGCGTTCCACACACCACAGTTCTGGGCAAGCTGGAGTCCGATCCCATGATGAG TGACACCTACAAGATGGGCCAGTTCTCACACTTCAACGATCAGCTGAACAACACTCAGCGCCGCTTCACCTACTTCGTGCCCCGGGACAAGGGCTGGCAGAAGACCGAGCTGGACTACCCATCTGCCCACAAGAAGCTCTTCATGCCTGACTTTTCCTATCAT TCAAAGTCTATTCTGGAACGCCATCTGGCCATTGCGGATCATGTGTTCACCATGAAGGATCTGGTGCAGTACTCTGAGCAGGCCGGCAACGTTGTTCTGCCCACATTCCGCGACTCGCTCCAACTCAGAGTGGAAGAGGAGGCTGGAC ACCTACATGATGAGAATGCTAGTCACGAATGGACTG GCTATGTGATCATCTGGAACTACAAGAAGATCAATGTCTATCGGCCCGATGTGGAGTGCACCAATGGAATCATCCATGTCATTGACTATCcgctgctggaggagaaggaCGTGGTTGTGAGCGGAG GTTAG
- the Fas1 gene encoding fasciclin-1 isoform X3 — protein MTSSGLRAAAALLLLCAATFAAAAELSDKLRDDSELSQSTAKSFRRLMPVRFYSQVEQNPIANATLTLRSCTIFVPTNEAFQRYKGSIHVLYHITTAAFSKEQLPKSVSSDMDGNPPLYITKNRNGDIYVNNARIIPSLSVEMTNREGKRQVMHIIDEVLQPLSVQKNAKDNINNPDAMQFLQMAEQLELNDFHLRTYRSQVTLAKKESVYQSPGAHTFLIPIDESFKLSARSGLVDAKVIDGHVIPNTVIFTAASQHDDPKTSAAFEDLLKVTVSFFKQKDGKMYVKSNTIVGDAKHREGVVLAEIVKANIPVQNGVVHLIHRPLMIIDTTVTDFLKSFKFLNENGENGALRKFYEVIMDNGGEVLDDITNLSEVTILAPSNDAWNASLIENLLRNRKKMREILNMHIIRDRLNVDKIRQKNANMIAQVPTVNNNTFLYFNVKGEGTDAVITVEGGGVNATIIQADVAQTNGYVHIIDRVLGVPHTTVLGKLESDPMMSDTYKMGQFSHFNDQLNNTQRRFTYFVPRDKGWQKTELDYPSAHKKLFMPDFSYHSKSILERHLAIADHVFTMKDLVQYSEQAGNVVLPTFRDSLQLRVEEEAGHLHDENASHEWTGYVIIWNYKKINVYRPDVECTNGIIHVIDYPLLEEKDVVVSGGSYLTESSICIILANLIMITVAKILN, from the exons ATGACGTCGTCTGGACTCAGAGCGGCggcagcgctgctgctgctctgcgcCGCCACGTTTGCAGCTGCCGCAGAGCTGTCGGACAAATTGCGCGATGATTCGGAGCTTTCTCAG AGCACTGCCAAATCCTTCAGGCGCCTTATGCCAGTTAGG TTCTACAGCCAAGTGGAGCAGAATCCCATTGCCAATGCAACGCTGACGCTGCGCAGCTGCACGATCTTCGTGCCCACCAATGAGGCCTTCCAGCGCTACAAAGGGAGCATCCATGTGCTCTATCACATTA cTACTGCGGCTTTCAGCAAAGAACAACTGCCAAAATCTGTGTCATCCGACATGGACGGCAATCCGCCGCTGTACATCACAAAGAATCGCAATGGTGACATCTACGTGAACAATGCCCGGATCATTCCCTCGCTGAGCGTGGAGATGACCAATCGCGAGGGCAAGCGTCAG GTCATGCACATCATTGACGAGGTGCTGCAGCCACTGTCCGTTCAGAAGAACGCCAAGGACAACATCAACAATCCGGATGCGATGCAATTCCTGCAGATGGCCGAGCAGCTCGAGCTGAATGACTTCCACTTGCGCACCTATCGCTCTCAAGTGACGCTGGCGAAGAAGGAGTCCGTCTACCAGTCGCCCGGAGCTCACACTTTTCTCATTCCCATCGACGAGAGCTTCAAG CTCTCGGCACGGAGTGGCCTGGTGGATGCCAAGGTCATTGATGGCCATGTGATACCAAACACTGTCATCTTCACTGCCGCCTCGCAGCACGATGATCCCAAGACATCGGCTGCATTCGAGGATCTGCTCAAGGTTACCGTCAGCTTCTTCAAGCAAAAGGATGGCAAGA TGTACGTAAAGTCCAATACCATTGTGGGCGACGCCAAGCATCGAGAGGGCGTGGTGCTGGCCGAAATTGTCAAGGCCAACATACCAGTGCAGAACGGAGTCGTCCATTTGATTCACCGCCCGCTGATGATCATCGATACGACCGTCACCGATTTCCTAAAG TCGTTCAAG TTCTTGAAC GAGAACGGCGAGAACGGAGCTCTGAGAAAGTTCTACGAGGTCATTATGGACAACGGCGGCGAAGTGCTGGACGACATCACCAACCTGTCAGAGGTCACAATTCTGGCACCCAGCAATGATGCCTGGAATGCATCCTTAATCGAAAATCTTTTAAG AAACCGCAAGAAGATGAGGGAAATCCTGAACATGCACATTATTAGGGACCGCTTGAATGTGGATAAGATCAGGCAGAAGAATGCCAATATG ATTGCTCAAGTGCCGACCGTCAACAACAACACGTTCCTGTACTTCAACGTCAAGGGCGAGGGCACCGATGCCGTGATCACCGTCGAGGGCGGTGGTGTCAATGCCACTATCATACAGGCCGACGTTGCACAGACCAATGGCTATGTACACATTATCGATCGGGTCCTGGGCGTTCCACACACCACAGTTCTGGGCAAGCTGGAGTCCGATCCCATGATGAG TGACACCTACAAGATGGGCCAGTTCTCACACTTCAACGATCAGCTGAACAACACTCAGCGCCGCTTCACCTACTTCGTGCCCCGGGACAAGGGCTGGCAGAAGACCGAGCTGGACTACCCATCTGCCCACAAGAAGCTCTTCATGCCTGACTTTTCCTATCAT TCAAAGTCTATTCTGGAACGCCATCTGGCCATTGCGGATCATGTGTTCACCATGAAGGATCTGGTGCAGTACTCTGAGCAGGCCGGCAACGTTGTTCTGCCCACATTCCGCGACTCGCTCCAACTCAGAGTGGAAGAGGAGGCTGGAC ACCTACATGATGAGAATGCTAGTCACGAATGGACTG GCTATGTGATCATCTGGAACTACAAGAAGATCAATGTCTATCGGCCCGATGTGGAGTGCACCAATGGAATCATCCATGTCATTGACTATCcgctgctggaggagaaggaCGTGGTTGTGAGCGGAGGTAGCTATCTGACAGAATCAAGCATTTGCATCATTTTGGCCAACCTCATAATGATAACAGTAGCAAAGATCTTGAACTAA
- the Fas1 gene encoding fasciclin-1 isoform X14: protein MTSSGLRAAAALLLLCAATFAAAAELSDKLRDDSELSQFYSQVEQNPIANATLTLRSCTIFVPTNEAFQRYKGSIHVLYHITTAAFSKEQLPKSVSSDMDGNPPLYITKNRNGDIYVNNARIIPSLSVEMTNREGKRQVMHIIDEVLQPLSVQKNAKDNINNPDAMQFLQMAEQLELNDFHLRTYRSQVTLAKKESVYQSPGAHTFLIPIDESFKLSARSGLVDAKVIDGHVIPNTVIFTAASQHDDPKTSAAFEDLLKVTVSFFKQKDGKMYVKSNTIVGDAKHREGVVLAEIVKANIPVQNGVVHLIHRPLMIIDTTVTDFLKSFKENGENGALRKFYEVIMDNGGEVLDDITNLSEVTILAPSNDAWNASLIENLLRNRKKMREILNMHIIRDRLNVDKIRQKNANMIAQVPTVNNNTFLYFNVKGEGTDAVITVEGGGVNATIIQADVAQTNGYVHIIDRVLGVPHTTVLGKLESDPMMSDTYKMGQFSHFNDQLNNTQRRFTYFVPRDKGWQKTELDYPSAHKKLFMPDFSYHSKSILERHLAIADHVFTMKDLVQYSEQAGNVVLPTFRDSLQLRVEEEAGRYVIIWNYKKINVYRPDVECTNGIIHVIDYPLLEEKDVVVSGGSYLTESSICIILANLIMITVAKILN, encoded by the exons ATGACGTCGTCTGGACTCAGAGCGGCggcagcgctgctgctgctctgcgcCGCCACGTTTGCAGCTGCCGCAGAGCTGTCGGACAAATTGCGCGATGATTCGGAGCTTTCTCAG TTCTACAGCCAAGTGGAGCAGAATCCCATTGCCAATGCAACGCTGACGCTGCGCAGCTGCACGATCTTCGTGCCCACCAATGAGGCCTTCCAGCGCTACAAAGGGAGCATCCATGTGCTCTATCACATTA cTACTGCGGCTTTCAGCAAAGAACAACTGCCAAAATCTGTGTCATCCGACATGGACGGCAATCCGCCGCTGTACATCACAAAGAATCGCAATGGTGACATCTACGTGAACAATGCCCGGATCATTCCCTCGCTGAGCGTGGAGATGACCAATCGCGAGGGCAAGCGTCAG GTCATGCACATCATTGACGAGGTGCTGCAGCCACTGTCCGTTCAGAAGAACGCCAAGGACAACATCAACAATCCGGATGCGATGCAATTCCTGCAGATGGCCGAGCAGCTCGAGCTGAATGACTTCCACTTGCGCACCTATCGCTCTCAAGTGACGCTGGCGAAGAAGGAGTCCGTCTACCAGTCGCCCGGAGCTCACACTTTTCTCATTCCCATCGACGAGAGCTTCAAG CTCTCGGCACGGAGTGGCCTGGTGGATGCCAAGGTCATTGATGGCCATGTGATACCAAACACTGTCATCTTCACTGCCGCCTCGCAGCACGATGATCCCAAGACATCGGCTGCATTCGAGGATCTGCTCAAGGTTACCGTCAGCTTCTTCAAGCAAAAGGATGGCAAGA TGTACGTAAAGTCCAATACCATTGTGGGCGACGCCAAGCATCGAGAGGGCGTGGTGCTGGCCGAAATTGTCAAGGCCAACATACCAGTGCAGAACGGAGTCGTCCATTTGATTCACCGCCCGCTGATGATCATCGATACGACCGTCACCGATTTCCTAAAG TCGTTCAAG GAGAACGGCGAGAACGGAGCTCTGAGAAAGTTCTACGAGGTCATTATGGACAACGGCGGCGAAGTGCTGGACGACATCACCAACCTGTCAGAGGTCACAATTCTGGCACCCAGCAATGATGCCTGGAATGCATCCTTAATCGAAAATCTTTTAAG AAACCGCAAGAAGATGAGGGAAATCCTGAACATGCACATTATTAGGGACCGCTTGAATGTGGATAAGATCAGGCAGAAGAATGCCAATATG ATTGCTCAAGTGCCGACCGTCAACAACAACACGTTCCTGTACTTCAACGTCAAGGGCGAGGGCACCGATGCCGTGATCACCGTCGAGGGCGGTGGTGTCAATGCCACTATCATACAGGCCGACGTTGCACAGACCAATGGCTATGTACACATTATCGATCGGGTCCTGGGCGTTCCACACACCACAGTTCTGGGCAAGCTGGAGTCCGATCCCATGATGAG TGACACCTACAAGATGGGCCAGTTCTCACACTTCAACGATCAGCTGAACAACACTCAGCGCCGCTTCACCTACTTCGTGCCCCGGGACAAGGGCTGGCAGAAGACCGAGCTGGACTACCCATCTGCCCACAAGAAGCTCTTCATGCCTGACTTTTCCTATCAT TCAAAGTCTATTCTGGAACGCCATCTGGCCATTGCGGATCATGTGTTCACCATGAAGGATCTGGTGCAGTACTCTGAGCAGGCCGGCAACGTTGTTCTGCCCACATTCCGCGACTCGCTCCAACTCAGAGTGGAAGAGGAGGCTGGAC GCTATGTGATCATCTGGAACTACAAGAAGATCAATGTCTATCGGCCCGATGTGGAGTGCACCAATGGAATCATCCATGTCATTGACTATCcgctgctggaggagaaggaCGTGGTTGTGAGCGGAGGTAGCTATCTGACAGAATCAAGCATTTGCATCATTTTGGCCAACCTCATAATGATAACAGTAGCAAAGATCTTGAACTAA
- the Fas1 gene encoding fasciclin-1 isoform X11, with product MTSSGLRAAAALLLLCAATFAAAAELSDKLRDDSELSQFYSQVEQNPIANATLTLRSCTIFVPTNEAFQRYKGSIHVLYHITTAAFSKEQLPKSVSSDMDGNPPLYITKNRNGDIYVNNARIIPSLSVEMTNREGKRQVMHIIDEVLQPLSVQKNAKDNINNPDAMQFLQMAEQLELNDFHLRTYRSQVTLAKKESVYQSPGAHTFLIPIDESFKLSARSGLVDAKVIDGHVIPNTVIFTAASQHDDPKTSAAFEDLLKVTVSFFKQKDGKMYVKSNTIVGDAKHREGVVLAEIVKANIPVQNGVVHLIHRPLMIIDTTVTDFLKENGENGALRKFYEVIMDNGGEVLDDITNLSEVTILAPSNDAWNASLIENLLRNRKKMREILNMHIIRDRLNVDKIRQKNANMIAQVPTVNNNTFLYFNVKGEGTDAVITVEGGGVNATIIQADVAQTNGYVHIIDRVLGVPHTTVLGKLESDPMMSDTYKMGQFSHFNDQLNNTQRRFTYFVPRDKGWQKTELDYPSAHKKLFMPDFSYHSKSILERHLAIADHVFTMKDLVQYSEQAGNVVLPTFRDSLQLRVEEEAGHLHDENASHEWTGYVIIWNYKKINVYRPDVECTNGIIHVIDYPLLEEKDVVVSGGSYLTESSICIILANLIMITVAKILN from the exons ATGACGTCGTCTGGACTCAGAGCGGCggcagcgctgctgctgctctgcgcCGCCACGTTTGCAGCTGCCGCAGAGCTGTCGGACAAATTGCGCGATGATTCGGAGCTTTCTCAG TTCTACAGCCAAGTGGAGCAGAATCCCATTGCCAATGCAACGCTGACGCTGCGCAGCTGCACGATCTTCGTGCCCACCAATGAGGCCTTCCAGCGCTACAAAGGGAGCATCCATGTGCTCTATCACATTA cTACTGCGGCTTTCAGCAAAGAACAACTGCCAAAATCTGTGTCATCCGACATGGACGGCAATCCGCCGCTGTACATCACAAAGAATCGCAATGGTGACATCTACGTGAACAATGCCCGGATCATTCCCTCGCTGAGCGTGGAGATGACCAATCGCGAGGGCAAGCGTCAG GTCATGCACATCATTGACGAGGTGCTGCAGCCACTGTCCGTTCAGAAGAACGCCAAGGACAACATCAACAATCCGGATGCGATGCAATTCCTGCAGATGGCCGAGCAGCTCGAGCTGAATGACTTCCACTTGCGCACCTATCGCTCTCAAGTGACGCTGGCGAAGAAGGAGTCCGTCTACCAGTCGCCCGGAGCTCACACTTTTCTCATTCCCATCGACGAGAGCTTCAAG CTCTCGGCACGGAGTGGCCTGGTGGATGCCAAGGTCATTGATGGCCATGTGATACCAAACACTGTCATCTTCACTGCCGCCTCGCAGCACGATGATCCCAAGACATCGGCTGCATTCGAGGATCTGCTCAAGGTTACCGTCAGCTTCTTCAAGCAAAAGGATGGCAAGA TGTACGTAAAGTCCAATACCATTGTGGGCGACGCCAAGCATCGAGAGGGCGTGGTGCTGGCCGAAATTGTCAAGGCCAACATACCAGTGCAGAACGGAGTCGTCCATTTGATTCACCGCCCGCTGATGATCATCGATACGACCGTCACCGATTTCCTAAAG GAGAACGGCGAGAACGGAGCTCTGAGAAAGTTCTACGAGGTCATTATGGACAACGGCGGCGAAGTGCTGGACGACATCACCAACCTGTCAGAGGTCACAATTCTGGCACCCAGCAATGATGCCTGGAATGCATCCTTAATCGAAAATCTTTTAAG AAACCGCAAGAAGATGAGGGAAATCCTGAACATGCACATTATTAGGGACCGCTTGAATGTGGATAAGATCAGGCAGAAGAATGCCAATATG ATTGCTCAAGTGCCGACCGTCAACAACAACACGTTCCTGTACTTCAACGTCAAGGGCGAGGGCACCGATGCCGTGATCACCGTCGAGGGCGGTGGTGTCAATGCCACTATCATACAGGCCGACGTTGCACAGACCAATGGCTATGTACACATTATCGATCGGGTCCTGGGCGTTCCACACACCACAGTTCTGGGCAAGCTGGAGTCCGATCCCATGATGAG TGACACCTACAAGATGGGCCAGTTCTCACACTTCAACGATCAGCTGAACAACACTCAGCGCCGCTTCACCTACTTCGTGCCCCGGGACAAGGGCTGGCAGAAGACCGAGCTGGACTACCCATCTGCCCACAAGAAGCTCTTCATGCCTGACTTTTCCTATCAT TCAAAGTCTATTCTGGAACGCCATCTGGCCATTGCGGATCATGTGTTCACCATGAAGGATCTGGTGCAGTACTCTGAGCAGGCCGGCAACGTTGTTCTGCCCACATTCCGCGACTCGCTCCAACTCAGAGTGGAAGAGGAGGCTGGAC ACCTACATGATGAGAATGCTAGTCACGAATGGACTG GCTATGTGATCATCTGGAACTACAAGAAGATCAATGTCTATCGGCCCGATGTGGAGTGCACCAATGGAATCATCCATGTCATTGACTATCcgctgctggaggagaaggaCGTGGTTGTGAGCGGAGGTAGCTATCTGACAGAATCAAGCATTTGCATCATTTTGGCCAACCTCATAATGATAACAGTAGCAAAGATCTTGAACTAA
- the Fas1 gene encoding fasciclin-1 isoform X16 → MTSSGLRAAAALLLLCAATFAAAAELSDKLRDDSELSQSTAKSFRRLMPVRFYSQVEQNPIANATLTLRSCTIFVPTNEAFQRYKGSIHVLYHITTAAFSKEQLPKSVSSDMDGNPPLYITKNRNGDIYVNNARIIPSLSVEMTNREGKRQVMHIIDEVLQPLSVQKNAKDNINNPDAMQFLQMAEQLELNDFHLRTYRSQVTLAKKESVYQSPGAHTFLIPIDESFKLSARSGLVDAKVIDGHVIPNTVIFTAASQHDDPKTSAAFEDLLKVTVSFFKQKDGKMYVKSNTIVGDAKHREGVVLAEIVKANIPVQNGVVHLIHRPLMIIDTTVTDFLKKNFGCNSFKFLNENGENGALRKFYEVIMDNGGEVLDDITNLSEVTILAPSNDAWNASLIENLLRNRKKMREILNMHIIRDRLNVDKIRQKNANMIAQVPTVNNNTFLYFNVKGEGTDAVITVEGGGVNATIIQADVAQTNGYVHIIDRVLGVPHTTVLGKLESDPMMSDTYKMGQFSHFNDQLNNTQRRFTYFVPRDKGWQKTELDYPSAHKKLFMPDFSYHSKSILERHLAIADHVFTMKDLVQYSEQAGNVVLPTFRDSLQLRVEEEAGRYVIIWNYKKINVYRPDVECTNGIIHVIDYPLLEEKDVVVSGG, encoded by the exons ATGACGTCGTCTGGACTCAGAGCGGCggcagcgctgctgctgctctgcgcCGCCACGTTTGCAGCTGCCGCAGAGCTGTCGGACAAATTGCGCGATGATTCGGAGCTTTCTCAG AGCACTGCCAAATCCTTCAGGCGCCTTATGCCAGTTAGG TTCTACAGCCAAGTGGAGCAGAATCCCATTGCCAATGCAACGCTGACGCTGCGCAGCTGCACGATCTTCGTGCCCACCAATGAGGCCTTCCAGCGCTACAAAGGGAGCATCCATGTGCTCTATCACATTA cTACTGCGGCTTTCAGCAAAGAACAACTGCCAAAATCTGTGTCATCCGACATGGACGGCAATCCGCCGCTGTACATCACAAAGAATCGCAATGGTGACATCTACGTGAACAATGCCCGGATCATTCCCTCGCTGAGCGTGGAGATGACCAATCGCGAGGGCAAGCGTCAG GTCATGCACATCATTGACGAGGTGCTGCAGCCACTGTCCGTTCAGAAGAACGCCAAGGACAACATCAACAATCCGGATGCGATGCAATTCCTGCAGATGGCCGAGCAGCTCGAGCTGAATGACTTCCACTTGCGCACCTATCGCTCTCAAGTGACGCTGGCGAAGAAGGAGTCCGTCTACCAGTCGCCCGGAGCTCACACTTTTCTCATTCCCATCGACGAGAGCTTCAAG CTCTCGGCACGGAGTGGCCTGGTGGATGCCAAGGTCATTGATGGCCATGTGATACCAAACACTGTCATCTTCACTGCCGCCTCGCAGCACGATGATCCCAAGACATCGGCTGCATTCGAGGATCTGCTCAAGGTTACCGTCAGCTTCTTCAAGCAAAAGGATGGCAAGA TGTACGTAAAGTCCAATACCATTGTGGGCGACGCCAAGCATCGAGAGGGCGTGGTGCTGGCCGAAATTGTCAAGGCCAACATACCAGTGCAGAACGGAGTCGTCCATTTGATTCACCGCCCGCTGATGATCATCGATACGACCGTCACCGATTTCCTAAAG aaaaattttggGTGTAAT TCGTTCAAG TTCTTGAAC GAGAACGGCGAGAACGGAGCTCTGAGAAAGTTCTACGAGGTCATTATGGACAACGGCGGCGAAGTGCTGGACGACATCACCAACCTGTCAGAGGTCACAATTCTGGCACCCAGCAATGATGCCTGGAATGCATCCTTAATCGAAAATCTTTTAAG AAACCGCAAGAAGATGAGGGAAATCCTGAACATGCACATTATTAGGGACCGCTTGAATGTGGATAAGATCAGGCAGAAGAATGCCAATATG ATTGCTCAAGTGCCGACCGTCAACAACAACACGTTCCTGTACTTCAACGTCAAGGGCGAGGGCACCGATGCCGTGATCACCGTCGAGGGCGGTGGTGTCAATGCCACTATCATACAGGCCGACGTTGCACAGACCAATGGCTATGTACACATTATCGATCGGGTCCTGGGCGTTCCACACACCACAGTTCTGGGCAAGCTGGAGTCCGATCCCATGATGAG TGACACCTACAAGATGGGCCAGTTCTCACACTTCAACGATCAGCTGAACAACACTCAGCGCCGCTTCACCTACTTCGTGCCCCGGGACAAGGGCTGGCAGAAGACCGAGCTGGACTACCCATCTGCCCACAAGAAGCTCTTCATGCCTGACTTTTCCTATCAT TCAAAGTCTATTCTGGAACGCCATCTGGCCATTGCGGATCATGTGTTCACCATGAAGGATCTGGTGCAGTACTCTGAGCAGGCCGGCAACGTTGTTCTGCCCACATTCCGCGACTCGCTCCAACTCAGAGTGGAAGAGGAGGCTGGAC GCTATGTGATCATCTGGAACTACAAGAAGATCAATGTCTATCGGCCCGATGTGGAGTGCACCAATGGAATCATCCATGTCATTGACTATCcgctgctggaggagaaggaCGTGGTTGTGAGCGGAG GTTAG